A genomic region of Enterococcus sp. 12C11_DIV0727 contains the following coding sequences:
- the ilvN gene encoding acetolactate synthase small subunit, with protein MKRIITATVNNNSGVLNRFSGVLTRRQVNIDSISVGPTELDHVSRITIVVQVSDLKEAEQVTKQLNKQIDVIKVSDITDEAHLERELALVKVNAPAAVRAELFSVIDPFRANVIDVGTRSVVIQVTGTSEKISAFVDVVAPYGIKQLARTGVTGFTRGNN; from the coding sequence ATGAAACGGATCATTACAGCAACAGTCAATAATAATTCTGGTGTCTTGAATCGCTTCAGTGGCGTGCTGACACGCAGACAAGTCAACATCGACAGTATTTCAGTTGGTCCAACAGAGTTAGATCATGTATCACGAATCACCATAGTGGTTCAAGTATCAGATTTAAAAGAAGCAGAACAGGTCACTAAACAATTAAATAAACAAATCGATGTGATTAAAGTTTCAGATATCACAGATGAAGCGCATTTAGAAAGAGAATTAGCATTGGTAAAAGTCAATGCACCAGCAGCAGTTCGCGCTGAATTATTCTCAGTGATCGATCCGTTTAGAGCCAATGTGATCGATGTCGGCACTCGCTCAGTGGTGATTCAAGTTACAGGAACGAGTGAAAAAATCAGTGCTTTCGTTGATGTTGTCGCACCATATGGCATCAAACAATTAGCAAGAACAGGCGTCACTGGATTTACCAGAGGCAACAACTAA
- the ilvB gene encoding biosynthetic-type acetolactate synthase large subunit produces the protein MAEQRRKMKNGSKILIEALLKQKVEMIFGYPGGAVLPLYDALYDGDIPHILTRHEQGAVHAAEGYAKATGKPGVVIVTSGPGATNAITGIADAMSDSIPMVVFTGQVLTDGIGKDAFQEADVIGLTMPITKNNYQVRETKELPRIIEEAFHIATTGRKGPVVIDLPKDITIMESDAEIEVKLNLPSYQPTLKPNKLQVKKLMEALAIAKKPLVLVGAGVLHADAGKELVAFINKYQVPALSSLLGLGAIPTEHELFLGMGGMHGSFAANMALTDCDLLINIGSRFDDRLASAPKEFASNAMIAHVDIDPAEIGKIIETQIPIVADAKETLKEMLKIEVTCSDTTDWKKLNLSRKKLHPFKYDKEQTTEIKPQKVIEFIGELTKGEAIVATDVGQHQMWAAQFYPFKNEKQLITSGGLGTMGYGIPAAIGAKLGCPDKEVVLFVGDGGFQMTNQELAILNIYNSPIKIVILNNQSLGMVRQWQESFFNERRSESVFESQPDFVKMAEAYHIKGVRLDNPATIEADLTEAFKETGSILIEVMVSPTEHVLPMVPAGKANYQMLGVD, from the coding sequence ATGGCAGAACAACGAAGAAAAATGAAAAATGGCTCAAAGATTTTGATAGAAGCGTTGTTGAAGCAAAAGGTAGAAATGATTTTTGGTTATCCTGGTGGAGCAGTCCTTCCTTTATATGACGCTTTATATGATGGCGATATTCCTCATATTTTGACGCGACATGAACAAGGCGCTGTACATGCGGCTGAAGGTTACGCTAAAGCAACTGGTAAACCTGGTGTTGTGATCGTAACCAGCGGTCCTGGTGCAACGAATGCAATTACCGGGATTGCGGATGCGATGAGTGATTCGATTCCAATGGTTGTGTTTACAGGTCAAGTTCTCACAGATGGTATCGGAAAAGATGCTTTTCAGGAAGCCGATGTGATCGGATTAACCATGCCCATCACCAAAAATAATTATCAGGTTAGAGAAACCAAAGAGCTACCAAGAATTATCGAAGAAGCCTTTCATATTGCAACAACGGGCAGAAAAGGACCAGTTGTGATCGATTTACCAAAGGATATCACTATAATGGAATCAGATGCAGAGATTGAGGTCAAACTAAACTTACCAAGCTATCAACCAACCTTGAAACCGAATAAGCTTCAGGTGAAAAAATTGATGGAAGCTCTTGCTATAGCCAAAAAACCACTAGTACTTGTAGGTGCGGGTGTCTTACACGCTGATGCGGGAAAAGAATTAGTAGCATTTATCAATAAATATCAAGTACCAGCATTGAGTTCTTTACTAGGGTTAGGGGCTATCCCAACTGAACACGAATTATTCTTAGGGATGGGTGGTATGCATGGATCGTTTGCAGCCAATATGGCGCTGACAGATTGCGATTTGCTGATTAATATCGGCTCTCGTTTTGATGATCGTTTAGCCAGTGCACCAAAAGAATTTGCTTCAAATGCAATGATTGCTCATGTGGATATCGATCCAGCTGAAATTGGGAAAATCATTGAGACACAAATTCCGATTGTAGCCGATGCCAAAGAGACCTTAAAAGAAATGCTGAAAATCGAAGTCACATGCAGCGATACGACTGATTGGAAAAAATTAAATCTTTCTAGAAAAAAATTACATCCGTTTAAATACGATAAAGAGCAAACCACTGAAATCAAGCCGCAAAAAGTCATCGAATTCATCGGTGAATTGACGAAGGGTGAAGCGATTGTTGCAACCGATGTAGGTCAACATCAAATGTGGGCAGCTCAATTTTATCCATTCAAAAATGAGAAGCAATTGATTACTAGTGGTGGTCTTGGGACAATGGGGTATGGCATTCCAGCGGCAATCGGTGCAAAATTAGGGTGTCCAGATAAGGAAGTCGTATTATTCGTAGGTGATGGCGGTTTCCAAATGACCAATCAAGAATTAGCTATTTTGAACATTTATAATAGTCCAATCAAGATTGTGATCCTAAACAATCAATCATTAGGGATGGTTCGCCAGTGGCAGGAAAGTTTCTTTAACGAACGTCGTTCAGAATCTGTCTTTGAGAGCCAACCAGACTTTGTTAAAATGGCAGAAGCTTATCATATCAAAGGCGTTAGGCTTGATAATCCGGCGACCATTGAAGCTGATTTGACTGAGGCATTTAAAGAAACTGGTTCGATTTTGATCGAAGTGATGGTTTCGCCAACTGAACATGTACTACCAATGGTTCCGGCTGGCAAAGCTAACTATCAAATGCTGGGGGTGGACTAA
- the ilvD gene encoding dihydroxy-acid dehydratase, translating into MRSDQIKKGIEAAPARSLLYATGQVKNAKDMDKPFIAICNSYIDIVPGHVHLRELADVAKEAIREAGGIPFEFNTIGVDDGIAMGHIGMRYSLPSREIIADAAETVINAHWFDGVFYIPNCDKITPGMLMASVRTNVPAIFCSGGPMKAGVDPRGHTTTLSNMFEAVGTFKEGKMTEEEFNFMEQNACPTCGSCAGMFTANSMNCLMEVLGMALPGNGTILAVSDERRELVRKSAFHLMDLVKNQVKPRDIITKEAIDDAFALDMAMGGSTNTVLHTLAIANEAEIDYNLEEVNAIAERVPYLSKIAPSSAYSMHDVHEAGGVPAIMKELVDLGNAIHPDRITVTGKTIRENVQDAVIKNEEVIHPKENPYSPVGGLSILYGNIAPKGSVIKVGGVDPSIKKFVGKAICFSSHDEAVAAIDDHTVTKGHVVVIRYEGPKGGPGMPEMLAPTSSIVGRGLGKDVALITDGRFSGATRGIAVGHISPEAAAGGPIALVKDGDEIEIDLINRTLELHVSDEELAKRNDQLPKFKAKVKTGYLARYTALVTSAHTGGIMQIPEDLLD; encoded by the coding sequence ATGCGTAGTGATCAAATCAAAAAAGGAATCGAAGCCGCCCCTGCTAGAAGCTTGCTTTATGCGACTGGACAGGTTAAAAATGCCAAAGATATGGACAAGCCGTTTATTGCAATTTGCAATTCTTATATTGATATTGTCCCGGGTCATGTGCATTTGAGAGAATTAGCGGATGTGGCAAAAGAAGCAATCCGTGAAGCGGGAGGAATTCCTTTTGAATTCAATACGATCGGTGTAGACGATGGGATTGCTATGGGACATATTGGTATGCGTTATTCACTGCCAAGTCGAGAAATTATTGCAGATGCTGCAGAAACTGTCATTAATGCTCATTGGTTTGATGGTGTTTTTTACATCCCAAACTGTGACAAAATCACTCCAGGAATGTTGATGGCCAGTGTTCGGACCAATGTTCCAGCCATTTTTTGTTCAGGCGGACCTATGAAAGCAGGCGTTGACCCAAGAGGACATACAACCACACTTTCTAATATGTTTGAAGCGGTCGGTACTTTTAAAGAAGGTAAAATGACTGAAGAAGAATTTAATTTTATGGAACAAAATGCTTGCCCAACTTGCGGTTCATGTGCAGGAATGTTTACGGCAAACTCTATGAACTGTTTGATGGAAGTTTTAGGAATGGCTTTACCGGGTAATGGTACGATTTTAGCTGTATCAGATGAACGTAGAGAATTAGTTAGAAAATCCGCTTTTCATTTGATGGACCTAGTTAAAAATCAGGTGAAACCAAGAGATATCATTACGAAAGAAGCAATTGATGATGCTTTTGCTTTAGATATGGCAATGGGCGGTTCAACAAATACTGTCTTGCATACCTTAGCGATCGCTAATGAAGCTGAGATTGATTATAACCTGGAGGAAGTCAATGCAATTGCAGAGCGTGTTCCATACCTTTCTAAAATTGCACCCTCTTCTGCGTACTCAATGCATGATGTACATGAAGCAGGCGGCGTTCCAGCAATCATGAAAGAGTTAGTTGATCTAGGTAATGCTATTCATCCAGATCGAATCACGGTTACAGGAAAAACGATTCGTGAAAATGTTCAGGATGCTGTAATCAAAAATGAAGAAGTCATCCATCCAAAAGAAAATCCATACAGCCCAGTCGGTGGTTTATCGATTTTATATGGCAATATTGCACCTAAAGGCAGTGTGATCAAAGTTGGTGGTGTTGATCCATCAATCAAAAAATTTGTTGGAAAAGCGATTTGTTTCAGTTCCCATGATGAAGCTGTTGCTGCAATCGATGATCATACAGTAACCAAAGGACATGTTGTTGTGATTCGTTATGAAGGACCAAAGGGCGGTCCTGGTATGCCAGAGATGTTGGCACCAACATCGAGTATCGTTGGACGTGGTTTAGGTAAAGATGTTGCCTTGATCACTGATGGCCGATTCTCTGGAGCAACTCGGGGAATTGCTGTAGGACATATTTCTCCAGAAGCAGCTGCAGGTGGTCCAATCGCTTTGGTAAAAGATGGTGACGAAATCGAAATCGATTTAATCAATAGAACACTAGAACTACATGTTTCTGATGAAGAGTTGGCGAAACGAAATGACCAATTGCCGAAATTCAAAGCTAAGGTAAAAACAGGATACTTAGCACGTTATACAGCATTGGTAACTTCAGCTCATACAGGCGGAATCATGCAGATTCCAGAAGATTTGCTAGACTAG
- a CDS encoding TM2 domain-containing protein, translating to MGKKVIKLDFDDVVIANEDGSTTRALYEWFNFKPEIGDLVDVFEDGDELIIHKAEKAVSATDNLQDKININIVNENNNTQSVGGYVQHGRVVNKWIYFILAFFLGGLGVHKFYSGFSGKGIMYLVFCWTTIPAIIAFFTSIATLLKPADQNGNIVVTS from the coding sequence ATGGGGAAAAAAGTTATTAAGTTGGATTTCGATGATGTTGTTATCGCAAATGAAGATGGAAGTACGACACGCGCACTGTATGAATGGTTTAATTTTAAACCAGAAATTGGTGATCTTGTCGATGTATTTGAAGATGGTGACGAATTAATCATCCACAAAGCAGAAAAGGCTGTAAGTGCAACTGACAATTTACAAGACAAAATCAATATCAACATTGTTAATGAAAATAACAATACACAATCAGTTGGTGGCTATGTACAGCATGGCAGAGTCGTTAACAAATGGATTTATTTTATCTTAGCATTTTTCTTAGGTGGTCTAGGTGTTCATAAATTCTATTCTGGCTTTTCTGGAAAAGGCATTATGTACTTAGTATTCTGTTGGACAACTATTCCTGCAATTATTGCATTTTTTACATCAATTGCTACATTACTTAAACCTGCTGATCAAAACGGAAACATTGTTGTAACTTCATAA
- the clpP gene encoding ATP-dependent Clp endopeptidase proteolytic subunit ClpP: protein MNLIPTVIEQSSRGERAYDIYSRLLKDRIIMLSGPIDDNVANSVIAQLLFLDAQDSEKDIYIYINSPGGSVSAGLAIFDTMNFVKADVQTIVLGMAASMGSFLLTAGTKGKRFALPNAEIMIHQPLGGAQGQATEIEIAAKHILDTRDRLNKILAERTGQPLEVIERDTDRDNFMTAQQAKEYGLIDEVMENSSSLSK from the coding sequence ATGAATTTAATACCAACAGTCATTGAACAGTCATCTCGTGGAGAAAGAGCGTATGACATTTATTCACGATTATTAAAAGATAGAATCATTATGTTGAGTGGTCCGATCGATGATAATGTAGCCAACTCAGTTATTGCGCAATTACTATTTTTGGATGCGCAAGACTCTGAAAAAGATATCTATATTTATATCAATTCACCAGGCGGAAGTGTTTCTGCTGGTTTAGCTATTTTCGATACAATGAATTTTGTTAAAGCAGATGTTCAAACAATCGTCCTTGGCATGGCTGCTTCTATGGGGAGTTTCTTACTAACAGCTGGTACAAAAGGCAAACGTTTTGCCTTACCAAACGCTGAAATTATGATCCATCAACCGCTAGGCGGCGCTCAAGGTCAAGCAACTGAGATCGAAATCGCAGCGAAACACATTCTTGACACGCGCGATCGCTTAAATAAAATTTTAGCAGAGCGCACGGGTCAACCACTTGAAGTCATCGAACGTGATACTGATCGTGATAACTTTATGACAGCTCAACAAGCAAAAGAATACGGCTTGATCGATGAAGTAATGGAAAATAGTAGCTCATTAAGCAAATAA
- a CDS encoding DsbA family protein yields MDISVIDATKVTTENGLAIGNDSAPVKMVEFMNVRCPYCKKWFEESFDLLNEYVKAGKVQRIIKLLDKEKESLQRGNVMHHHINYDLPEKGLTDLKQMYDTQDQWGHLSLEDVAIFAEDNLQLAKKEEPAIVQAIVAEAEAANIKFVPTIVIGEHIFDESVTKEELIRYIEGN; encoded by the coding sequence ATGGATATTTCAGTAATTGATGCAACAAAAGTTACAACAGAGAACGGTTTAGCTATTGGTAATGATTCAGCACCCGTAAAAATGGTAGAATTTATGAATGTTCGTTGCCCTTATTGTAAAAAATGGTTTGAAGAATCTTTTGACTTGTTAAATGAATATGTTAAAGCCGGTAAAGTTCAACGAATCATCAAACTTTTAGATAAAGAAAAAGAAAGTTTGCAACGTGGTAATGTCATGCATCATCATATCAATTATGATCTACCTGAAAAGGGTTTAACTGATTTAAAACAAATGTATGATACCCAAGATCAATGGGGACATCTTTCTTTAGAAGATGTCGCGATATTTGCAGAAGATAATTTGCAACTAGCTAAAAAAGAAGAACCTGCAATTGTTCAAGCCATCGTAGCGGAAGCGGAAGCTGCTAATATTAAATTTGTGCCAACCATCGTAATTGGTGAGCATATCTTTGATGAGTCAGTGACAAAAGAAGAATTAATTCGCTACATTGAAGGGAACTAA
- the whiA gene encoding DNA-binding protein WhiA, translating to MSFAADVKKELTTLEVHREHARAELAALIRMNGSLSIVNQQFVLNVQTENAAIARRIYSLLKDHYDVRSELLVRKKMKLKKNNVYIVRLKQDTKSVLADLDILDGMMFNTHVSDDIIGNAQKMRSYLRGAFMASGSVNNPETSRYHLEIFSIYEEHNDDICQMLNYYDLNARTLERRNGYISYLKGAERIADFLTLIGATNSMLKFEDVRIVRDMRNSVNRLVNCETANLNKTIDAASKQIENIQYIESVVGLSALPEKLQEIAELRLEYPEVSLKELGEMIPSGAISKSGINHRIRKINEFADKLREKSA from the coding sequence TTGTCATTTGCAGCAGATGTAAAAAAAGAACTGACGACATTGGAGGTTCATCGAGAGCACGCTCGGGCTGAGTTAGCTGCTTTGATTCGGATGAACGGATCATTAAGTATTGTAAACCAGCAATTTGTACTGAATGTTCAAACTGAAAATGCAGCGATTGCCAGACGAATCTATTCTCTTTTAAAAGATCATTACGATGTTCGATCGGAATTGTTAGTCCGCAAAAAAATGAAACTAAAAAAAAATAACGTATATATCGTTCGACTAAAGCAAGACACGAAAAGTGTCCTAGCAGATTTGGATATTTTAGATGGCATGATGTTCAACACCCATGTATCCGATGATATTATCGGGAATGCACAAAAAATGAGATCGTATTTAAGAGGAGCGTTTATGGCTTCCGGCTCGGTCAATAATCCGGAAACAAGTCGTTATCATTTGGAAATATTTTCGATTTACGAAGAACATAATGACGATATTTGCCAGATGCTGAACTACTATGACTTAAATGCCCGGACGTTGGAGCGGCGCAATGGTTACATTTCTTATTTGAAAGGTGCCGAAAGAATTGCTGATTTTTTAACCTTGATTGGTGCGACTAATTCAATGCTAAAATTTGAAGATGTCCGTATCGTTCGAGACATGCGTAATTCAGTGAATCGTTTAGTAAATTGTGAAACCGCAAATCTAAATAAAACCATCGATGCAGCATCGAAACAAATTGAAAATATCCAATATATTGAAAGTGTTGTTGGACTCTCAGCTTTACCGGAGAAACTGCAGGAGATTGCAGAATTACGCTTAGAATATCCGGAAGTCAGTTTGAAAGAGTTGGGTGAGATGATTCCATCTGGCGCTATTTCGAAATCTGGCATCAATCATCGGATTCGTAAAATCAATGAATTTGCAGATAAACTAAGAGAAAAAAGTGCATAG